In Xanthomonas campestris pv. phormiicola, the DNA window CTGCAAGGCCAGCCCGGCTTCCGCTCGCGGCGCATCGCGCGGCGCCGCGACGGCACCGTGGTCGACATGCTGCTGTGGGACAGCGTGGCGCACGGCACCGCCTCGGCGCGGCGGCTGATGCGCGACCTGCAAGGCGCCGCGATCCATGCACTGATCGATCCGGACACGGTGTCCTGGGACATCGCGCCGGTGCAGCACGTCAGCGGCGAAGAGCGCAGCGACAGCGAGGCGGACGTCGAAGCGGACAGCCTCGCCGCTTAGGGACGGCGACCGCCGACGGCCGCCGCCGCGCTCACACCCAGCCGCGGCGGCGGAACCACGCCAGCGGCAACACCACGCTCAGCGCGATCACGCCCAGCGCCCAGTAGTAGGCGTCGTGCCACTTGAGCTCGGGCATGTGCGCGAAGTTCATGCCCCAGATGCCGACCAGCACGGTCGGCGGAATGCCCACCACCGACGCCACCGCCATCACCTTCATCACGTTGTTCTGGTCCATGTTGATCATGCCCAGCACGCTGTCGAGCAGGAACTCGACACGGTCGTCCAGGTGCTGCTCGAACTCGCCCAGGGTGACCAGGTCCTTGTGCAGCAGACCGATGCGCTTGGCCGCATCGGCGCCGAACCAGTCCGGCGCGGCGCCGTCCAGGTAGGTGGCCAGGCGCAACAGGCCCTGCCCCGCGTTGTGCATGCCGCCCAGCCGCCGGCCCATGCCGCCGACCGCGTGCAGCATCCGCTCCAGATCGCGCGAGGTGTGCGGTTCGTCGAACGCCATCCGGGTGGTTTCGGTGATCTCCGCTTCCAGGGCTTCCAGCCGGTCGGCCAGGCGGCCGACCACCTGATCGAGCAGGCGCAGCAGCAGATCGTCGCTGCTCCGGCACGGGCTCTTTTCCAGTTGCGCGGCCACCGCCTCCAGCGAGCCCATGCGCTGCTCGCGCTGGGTCACCAGCATCCGCGGCGACAACGCAAACCCCAGCGGCGCGGTCGGGCCGTCGTCGTCCTGGAAGCGCGGCACATTGAGGAACAGCACATCGCCCTCGATGCGGACCCGGCTGCTGAACTCGATCTCGCCGATCGCCGCCCGCGTGGGCAGCGCAAAACCCACGCGCTGGTCGGCCTCGGCCAGTTCCTCGCGGCTGGGCTGGCACAGGTCCACCCAGCAGAACGGTTGCGCGGAGGTTCCGGCAATGCGGTGGATCGTGATCATCGGGATCGGCTCGATGGCGGGAGGGCGCGAGCATCCTCCGCCGCGGCTGAAGCGAACGTCAACAGCGCAGGCACGCGCCGCGGCCGCCAACGCCGCGACACCGCACCGAACGGCGCCATCGCCGCGCTACGGCCGGCCCTCGCCACGCTGCCGCAACTCAGGCGCGCACGCCACCGCGGCGCTTCAACGCATAGCCCACGCCCAGCAGCAGGAACCAGACCGGACTGGCCAGCAACGCCTGCCGGGTGTCGTCCTGCAGCGTCAGCAGCGCCAGCACGAAGGCGAAGAACGCCAGGCACACGTAGCACATGAGCACCCCGCCGGGCATCTTGAACGCCGAGGCCGCATGCAGCTGCGGGCGCTTGCGCCGGTAGGCGATGTACGCGCACAGGATCAGCGACCAGACGAACATGAACAGCACCGCGGCCAGCGTGGTGACCAGGGTGAAGGCGGTGACCAGGTTCGGGATCAGGTACACCAGCAGCGTGCCGCCGAGCAGGCACGCGCAGGAGAACAGCAGCCCGCGCGCCGGCACCGCCGCGCGCGACAGCCGGGCGAAACCGCGCGGCGCATGCCGCTCCTCGGCCAGGCCGTAGAGCATGCGGCTGGTGGAGAAGATGCCGCTGTTGGCCGAGGAGGTGGCCGAGGTCAGCACCACGAAATTGATCAGGCTGGCCGCGGCCGGTACCCCGGCCAGCACGAACAACTCCACGAACGGGCTCTTGCCCGGCACCACCTCGCGCCACGGCGTCACCGCCATGATCGCGATCAGCGCCAGCACGTAGAACACCAGGATCCGCACCGGGATCGAATTGATCGCCTTGGGCAGGTTGCGCTGCGGGTCGGCGGTCTCCGCGGCGGTGGTGCCGACCAGCTCGATGCCGACGAAGGCGAACACCGCGATCTGGAAACCGGCGAAGAAGCCGCCGATGCCCATCGGGAACATGCCGCCGTCGTTCCACAGATTGGCCAGCGCCGCCACATGCCCGGACGGCGACTGGAAGCCCCAGGCCACCAGCCCGGCGCCGGTGAGGATCAACGCGCAGATGGCCACGATCTTGATCAGCGCGAACCAGAATTCCATTTCGCCGAACAGCTTCACCGTCACCAGGTTCAGGCTCAGCAGCAACAGCACGCACAGCATCGCCGGGATCCACGGCGCCAGGCCGGGGAACCAGAACTGCGCATAGGCGGCGATCGCGATCACGTCGGCGATGGCGGTGATGATCCAGCAGAACCAGTAGGTCCAGCCGCAGAAGAACCCGGCCCAGGGCCCGAGCAGGTCGGTGGAGAAGTCGATGAACGACTTGTACTCCAGGTTCGACAGCAGCAGCTCGCCCATCGCCCGCATCACGAAGAACAGCATCGCGCCGATGATCAGGTACACGAACAGGATCGACGGCCCGGCCAGGCTGATGGTCTTGCCCGAGCCCATGAACAGGCCGGTACCGATGGCGCCGCCGATCGCGATCAGCTGCAGGTGGCGGTTGGACAGGCTGCGCTTGAGATGGTCGGGCTGGGCGGACGGGTCGGACATGGGTGCGGCCATCGGCGGGGACGATCCGACAACATAGAAGATGCCACGCGCACGCGCCAGAGCGCTGCGCCCGCGTTGCGCGCGGAAATCGGCACAAGCCGCGCCACGCCCGGGCGCCGGCGCTTCAGACGATCTTGGTGCGGCGCCACCATTGCGTGACCTTTTCCTCGCGCACCAGGGTGAACAGCCCTGCGCCCAGGATCAGCGCGATGCCGACCAGCATCGGCCAGTCCAGGTGGTCGTGGAACAGCCAGTAGCCGAAGCCGATCGCCCACAGCATCTGGCTGTACTGGGTCGGCGCCACCGCGCTGACCGGCGCCAGCCGCGACGAGTACATCAGGAAGATCGCCGCCAGCCCAGCGAGCAGGCCATAGCCGGCGAGCAGCACCCATTGCTGCCAGGTCGGCCACACGAAGATCGGCAACATCAGCAGCGCGCCCATCAGCAACGGGCCGAGCACGCCGGCGCCGTACAGGGTCAGGCGCTTCTCGCCCGGCCCGGCCATGCGCAGGCTGATCACCGAGATCGCCCCGACCAGGCCGCAGACGATGGCCGCGACATGGCCCTCGCCCAGGTGCCGGAAGCCGGGCCGCAACACGATCAGCACGCCGATGAAGCCGACGATCACCGCCAGCCAGCGCCGCCAGCGCACCTCCTCCTTGAGCAGCAGCACCGACAGCACGGTGACGAAGATCGGCATCAGGAAAATCAGCGCGAACGCCTCGGCCATCGGCAACAGCGTGAACGCGGTGACCGCCGACAGATTGCCGACCGCGCCGGTGAACGCGCGCAACAGCCAGATGCTGGGGCGCTGCGCCACCACCACCTCGCGCCAGCGGTCGCCGCGCTTCTTCAGGAACGGCAGCGCGGCGAGCATCAGCAACGCGCCGAAGAACACCACCTCGTACGCCGGCAGCGTGCCCTCCAGGCCCTTCACGAACGCATCGCTGATCGAATAGGCGGCATAGCAGGCGAAACCGAGCAGCACACCTTTGAGCATCGCGGATCCTGGCAGCTGGCGCCGCGAGCGGCGTCGGCCATTGGGGAGAGAGGACAACGCCATTATGCGGCGGCGCCGCCAGGGCCACCATGACAACGCGCCGCAGCCAGCACGCGCACGCGCCACGCGGCGCTGTGCGGACTGCGCCGTCGTTGCCCATGCGGCAGCAAGCGGCGTATGCCGAGGACCGCAGCCTGGCACGCCGCGGCCGCGCCAGCGCACGACTTCGCACCGGGCCTCGGTTACGATGCCCTCCCCCATCTCGACGACCCGGCCTCGCGCAGCGCGCGCTGGCGCATCGCCTCCCTCGACGTGACCCCTTTCTCCGGCCCCCTGCTGACCCGCCCGCTCGCCGACGCGCTGCTTGCCGCCCGCGATGGCGGCGCCGCCACCTGGACCGGGTCGCTGGACCTGCAGCGCAGCGAAGGACAGGCCGTGCTCGCTGCGGACAGCTGGCAGTGGCGCGGGCAGGCGTATCCGTATCCGTCCAGGCTCAAGGACCGCACGATCTACCACTGGGACGGCGAAGACTTCGCGCCGGTGTCGCGCTTCGGCGGCGCGCTGATCAAGCTGGTGCCGACCGAATGGGGCGCGCCGACCTTCGAGATCGACGGCATCAAGATGCTGCCCAGCGCGCAGCTGTCCCCGTTCGAGGACGCGCGGCGCAAGGTCGCGCTGATCGAACCGCGCGGCAAGCGGGTGCTCGACACCTGCGGCGGGCTGGGCTATTTCGCCGCCTGCGCGCTGGAGGCCGGGGTGGCGCAGCTGCACTCGTTCGAGAAGAACGCCGACGTGCTGTGGCTGCGCACGCTCAACCCGTGGTCGCCGGATCCAGTCGCCAGCGAGGGGCGCCTGCAGCTGGCGCACGCCGACGTCGGCCAGGCCATCGGCACCATCGCCAGCGATTCGATGGATGCGCTGCTGCACGACCCGCCGCGCTTCGGCATCGCCGGCGAACTGTATTCGCAGGCGTTCTACGACCAGCTCGCGCGGGTCCTGCGCCGCGGCGGGCGGCTGTTCCACTACACCGGCAGCCCGAACAAACTGACCAGCGGCCGCGACGTGCCGCGCGAGGTGGCCAAGCGCCTGGAGAAGGCCGGCTTCCGCGCAGACCTGGCGCTGGATGGGGTGCTGGCGACGCGTCGCTAGGTCATGCCGACTCGGCTGCAGGCACCTGCAGGAGCGGCCGCGTCATCGATGCGACACGCGCAATGACCCCGACAACATCGGCAAAAAGCTCGGAGTTGAGCCCCTCCTACAGCGCGACCCCTCCAACTAGCCGCCCCCTTGTAGGAGGCTTCAGCCGCGACAGGCACCCCATCGCGACCGATGACCCGGCACAGCTCCACAGCACACAAACCGCCGAAAGAACGCCAACAACAATCGATCCTCACACCGAAGCGGCGATCTGCTCGCGCAACCAGCGATGCGCCGGATCGCGATGCACGCGCTCGTGCCAGAGCATGGCCATTTCGTAGCCGGCCACGGGCACCGGCGGCGCGCACACCTTCAGCCCGGGATGCGCGCGCACCAACCGCTCCGGCAGCATCGCCACCAGATCGGTCCGCAGCAGCGCGTCGATGACGAACAGGAAATGCGGCACCGACAGCACCACCCGGCGCT includes these proteins:
- a CDS encoding magnesium transporter; this encodes MITIHRIAGTSAQPFCWVDLCQPSREELAEADQRVGFALPTRAAIGEIEFSSRVRIEGDVLFLNVPRFQDDDGPTAPLGFALSPRMLVTQREQRMGSLEAVAAQLEKSPCRSSDDLLLRLLDQVVGRLADRLEALEAEITETTRMAFDEPHTSRDLERMLHAVGGMGRRLGGMHNAGQGLLRLATYLDGAAPDWFGADAAKRIGLLHKDLVTLGEFEQHLDDRVEFLLDSVLGMINMDQNNVMKVMAVASVVGIPPTVLVGIWGMNFAHMPELKWHDAYYWALGVIALSVVLPLAWFRRRGWV
- the cycA gene encoding D-serine/D-alanine/glycine transporter, which translates into the protein MSDPSAQPDHLKRSLSNRHLQLIAIGGAIGTGLFMGSGKTISLAGPSILFVYLIIGAMLFFVMRAMGELLLSNLEYKSFIDFSTDLLGPWAGFFCGWTYWFCWIITAIADVIAIAAYAQFWFPGLAPWIPAMLCVLLLLSLNLVTVKLFGEMEFWFALIKIVAICALILTGAGLVAWGFQSPSGHVAALANLWNDGGMFPMGIGGFFAGFQIAVFAFVGIELVGTTAAETADPQRNLPKAINSIPVRILVFYVLALIAIMAVTPWREVVPGKSPFVELFVLAGVPAAASLINFVVLTSATSSANSGIFSTSRMLYGLAEERHAPRGFARLSRAAVPARGLLFSCACLLGGTLLVYLIPNLVTAFTLVTTLAAVLFMFVWSLILCAYIAYRRKRPQLHAASAFKMPGGVLMCYVCLAFFAFVLALLTLQDDTRQALLASPVWFLLLGVGYALKRRGGVRA
- a CDS encoding DMT family transporter — encoded protein: MLKGVLLGFACYAAYSISDAFVKGLEGTLPAYEVVFFGALLMLAALPFLKKRGDRWREVVVAQRPSIWLLRAFTGAVGNLSAVTAFTLLPMAEAFALIFLMPIFVTVLSVLLLKEEVRWRRWLAVIVGFIGVLIVLRPGFRHLGEGHVAAIVCGLVGAISVISLRMAGPGEKRLTLYGAGVLGPLLMGALLMLPIFVWPTWQQWVLLAGYGLLAGLAAIFLMYSSRLAPVSAVAPTQYSQMLWAIGFGYWLFHDHLDWPMLVGIALILGAGLFTLVREEKVTQWWRRTKIV
- a CDS encoding SAM-dependent methyltransferase is translated as MTPFSGPLLTRPLADALLAARDGGAATWTGSLDLQRSEGQAVLAADSWQWRGQAYPYPSRLKDRTIYHWDGEDFAPVSRFGGALIKLVPTEWGAPTFEIDGIKMLPSAQLSPFEDARRKVALIEPRGKRVLDTCGGLGYFAACALEAGVAQLHSFEKNADVLWLRTLNPWSPDPVASEGRLQLAHADVGQAIGTIASDSMDALLHDPPRFGIAGELYSQAFYDQLARVLRRGGRLFHYTGSPNKLTSGRDVPREVAKRLEKAGFRADLALDGVLATRR